In Tachysurus vachellii isolate PV-2020 chromosome 3, HZAU_Pvac_v1, whole genome shotgun sequence, one genomic interval encodes:
- the cygb1 gene encoding cytoglobin-1: MEGNRGEHEQVEKPEAFTEEERVMIKTTWSKVYEHKEAAGVAVLIRLFTSFPVAKQYFSEFRHMEDVQEMQASKQLQKHAVRVMKALNTLVENVQDGEKMASVVEQVAKSHANKHNVEPRYFKILAGVILEVLVETFPETFSEEAQRPWSKLLGVVYWHVTLVYLEIGWTSKE; the protein is encoded by the exons atggagGGAAACAGAGGAGAGCACGAGCAGGTAGAAAAACCAGAGGCATTCACGGAGGAAGAAAGAGTGATGATCAAGACCACCTGGTCGAAGGTGTATGAGCATAAAGAGGCAGCAGGAGTTGCTGTGCTCATCag ACTCTTTACGAGTTTCCCTGTAGCGAAGCAGTACTTCAGCGAGTTTCGGCACATGGAGGATGTGCAGGAAATGCAGGCGAGCAAGCAGCTGCAGAAACATGCGGTGAGAGTGATGAAGGCGCTCAACACGCTGGTGGAGAACGTCCAGGATGGAGAGAAGATGGCGTCTGTGGTGGAGCAGGTAGCCAAATCCCACGCTAACAAGCACAACGTTGAGCCAAGATACTTTAAA ATTCTGGCTGGAGTTATTCTAGAAGTGCTGGTGGAGACTTTCCCAGAAACCTTCAGTGAGGAGGCACAGAGGCCATGGTCAAAACTGCTGGGTGTAGTTTACTGGCATGTCACTCTGGTCTACTTGGAGATCGGCTGGACTTccaaagagtga